The following proteins are encoded in a genomic region of Synechococcus sp. ROS8604:
- the rppA gene encoding two-component system response regulator RppA, whose amino-acid sequence MRILLVEDETDLAGSIQAVLQDHGHVVDHCVSGQDAWVLLGSDQARYELGIFDWMLPDLSGLDLCRRARSRGLELPLLLLTARGDTADRVEGLDAGADDYLSKPFAMEELLARVRALQRRHPSYRAPVLEAGCFRLDLATGQLVVTTATAEMSIELSTKEQQLMSYLMDHPGQVISGSRLRNQLWNLQQDPISNVVAAQVRLLRRKLAAHGLASPIETVPSKGYRLNPHAAVLL is encoded by the coding sequence ATGCGGATCCTGTTAGTGGAGGACGAGACGGATCTGGCGGGATCCATCCAGGCCGTTCTGCAGGACCACGGGCATGTGGTGGATCACTGCGTCAGCGGCCAGGACGCCTGGGTGCTGCTTGGCAGTGATCAGGCCCGCTATGAGCTGGGGATTTTCGATTGGATGCTCCCAGACCTCAGCGGCCTCGATCTGTGTAGGCGAGCGCGATCGCGGGGCCTGGAGCTGCCGCTCTTGCTGCTGACGGCACGCGGCGACACAGCCGATCGGGTCGAGGGGCTGGATGCCGGCGCGGACGACTATCTGAGCAAGCCATTTGCGATGGAGGAACTTCTCGCACGGGTACGGGCGTTGCAGCGGCGTCATCCCAGCTATCGCGCACCAGTCCTGGAAGCCGGCTGCTTCCGGCTGGATCTCGCCACGGGGCAACTGGTCGTGACAACAGCCACAGCTGAGATGAGTATTGAGCTGTCCACGAAAGAGCAGCAACTGATGAGCTATCTCATGGATCACCCAGGTCAGGTGATTTCAGGCTCTCGCTTGCGCAACCAACTGTGGAATCTCCAGCAAGATCCCATCAGCAATGTTGTTGCAGCTCAAGTGCGATTGCTGCGGCGCAAGCTTGCTGCTCATGGGCTTGCTTCCCCGATTGAAACCGTCCCGAGTAAGGGGTATCGGCTGAATCCGCACGCTGCGGTGTTGCTGTGA